Genomic segment of Geminocystis herdmanii PCC 6308:
ACCCACCGCAGGACGATCGACTGTACTATTACAACCAATTTCTACTCCGTCTTCTAAGACAACATAACCAGATTGCTCCATTTTATACCAACCTTCGGGAATCGGCACAAAACCAAAGCCTTCTCCTCCTATTACAGCCCCACTATGGATAACGCAATTAGCACCGATTTGGCTTCTTTCTTCAATAGTAGCGTTAGCGTGGATAACCGTTGATTTACCTATTTTTACTTGAGGATAAATCACCACGTTAGGGAAGATACAAACATTATCTTCGATCGAACATCCTTTTTCAATCACTACATTCGCACCAATAGAGACATTTTGACCTAAGATGACATCTTCTGCAATCACCGCCGAAGGGTGAATTTGAGGGGAAGGTAAAAAGGGTTGATAAAATAAACCAATAGCTTGGGCAAAAGTAAGACGAGGGTAAGGAGTCGCTAACCATGCAATACCTCTTTCTGTCGCTAATTGTTGTAACGATGAATCTAGTGGTAAAATAAGGGCAGAAGCGTTAGTAACGCCCACCATTTTAGCAAATTTATCACCCTCAATATAACTTAATGTATTAACATCCCCTTGATCGATCGACATAATATCATAAAGTTCAGGATTTCGATCGGGATTTGCAGTAAGACTATGAACTTGGGGGGATAATTGACTAATAAGATCACTAAATTTCATATAAATTAGATTATGGCTATATCACTACAAAAAGGACAAAGAATTTCATTAGCAAAAGTTGCGCCTAGCCTTGTGGCAGGGTTTATTGGTTTAGGTTGGGATACCAACTCCACAGATACGGGAGGGGATTTTGATTTAGATGTATCCGTGTTTCTCTTAGGTGCTAACGAAAAATTAGTATCAGAAAAACACTTTATTTTTTACAATAACCTAATTAGTCCTGATCCTGATCAGTCTATCAAACTTTTGGGGGATAATCGCACGGGAGACGGAGAAGGAGACGATGAAGGCTTAATTGTAGATTTGCGCAAAGTACCCTCCGACATTGCTAAAATTGTTGTTACCGTCACCATCTACGAAGCTGATAAGAGACACCAAAATTTTGGACAAGTTACCAATGCCTATATTCGTCTCGTGGATGTGCAAACCAAAGAAGAAGTTTTACGCTACGATTTAACAGAAGATTTTTCTGTGGAAACAGCAGTTATCATGGCGGAATTATACAACAAAGATGGAGAATGGCGCATTAATGCCGTTGGTAGTGGCTTTGAAGGAGGTTTACAATCCCTCTTAGACAAATATAGCAATTAGGAATTAGGAATGAGAAATTAGGAATTAGGAATTAGGAATTAGGAATTTAAACAACAAAAATTATTGAGTTAAAGATAGCAATAAATATTAAAATTAGACAAAATATACTTAACTTTAAAGGTGGTTTAGCAGGAGTTTTTTTTGTTACCATTAATGTGGCTTTTATCGAAGCAAAAGAAGTAATTAAACACGGAAAAGGAAGAATTATTAGTAAGATTTTTTCTTGAGTAATAAAATAACTATAAATAAGTAAATAAATTATCAAACCTGTTGCGAGTAAACCACCTCCAGCTATGCGCATCAATGCTAATAATAATGTTTGTAAAGTTTCTTCTAATTCTTCCCAATTCTTACTTAGGGCAATCTCATGATAAGGCATAAACTGACTACGAGTGAGATAAATTACTCCAAAAATAAGAGAAAATAAAGCAACTATTAGATAACAAACAAAAGAAATATTTAACATAAGAATAGTAATATTATTTTATTTATCTGTTTAATAGAAATTTAGAAAAAATTGGTAAAATAAGGGTTAAAACCCTGACTACGAACAAAGAAAAAATCAAAACGATAAACAGTTGAGTATATTTTTGTGTCAATATATAGATATTAGCTCATTATATGAGCATTCACCATTAGTACAAAATATCGATCGAACTTATATGATATTAAACGAACTTGAGATCAGACAACAGTTAGGTAATTTACCAGATTGGATGACTAACGGACAAGCTCTTGTAGCTAGTTATAAATTTAAGGATTTCATTGAAGCTATGGCATTTGTCAATAAATTAATCGAGCCTTCGGAAAAATCTGGGCATCATCCCGATATTTCTATATCTTACAACAGAGTAACCATTCACCTCACCACCCATGATGCAGGAGGTATTACTCAAAAAGACGTTGATTTAGCCCATGAAATTACGAAAATCCACAAAGAATAATTAACAAGCCACCGTGTAATGAATTACACGGCTAATATTTTACGTTCAATAAATTGAACTAAATTCTCCATTCTCCATTCTCCATTCTCCATTTACTCAAATCCCATAATTCGAGCTACTTCTTGTAAGTCGGCTTTGATGCCCGATCGAATGCCGTCTTTATTAGTTTTCATGGCATTATCAGGGTCTTTTAAGCCGTTACCAGTTAAAACACATACTACAGTTCCATTATCAGGAATTTGATCTTTTAATTTTAACACCCCTGCGACAGAAGCCGCACTAGCAGGTTCACAGAAAACCCCTTCTTCTCGTCCTAAAATACGGTAGGCTTCTAATATCTCGCTATCGGTGACGGCGTTAAACTGCCCTTGAGAGGCTTC
This window contains:
- a CDS encoding TerD family protein, which codes for MAISLQKGQRISLAKVAPSLVAGFIGLGWDTNSTDTGGDFDLDVSVFLLGANEKLVSEKHFIFYNNLISPDPDQSIKLLGDNRTGDGEGDDEGLIVDLRKVPSDIAKIVVTVTIYEADKRHQNFGQVTNAYIRLVDVQTKEEVLRYDLTEDFSVETAVIMAELYNKDGEWRINAVGSGFEGGLQSLLDKYSN
- a CDS encoding 4a-hydroxytetrahydrobiopterin dehydratase, whose amino-acid sequence is MSIFLCQYIDISSLYEHSPLVQNIDRTYMILNELEIRQQLGNLPDWMTNGQALVASYKFKDFIEAMAFVNKLIEPSEKSGHHPDISISYNRVTIHLTTHDAGGITQKDVDLAHEITKIHKE
- the lpxD gene encoding UDP-3-O-(3-hydroxymyristoyl)glucosamine N-acyltransferase, translated to MKFSDLISQLSPQVHSLTANPDRNPELYDIMSIDQGDVNTLSYIEGDKFAKMVGVTNASALILPLDSSLQQLATERGIAWLATPYPRLTFAQAIGLFYQPFLPSPQIHPSAVIAEDVILGQNVSIGANVVIEKGCSIEDNVCIFPNVVIYPQVKIGKSTVIHANATIEERSQIGANCVIHSGAVIGGEGFGFVPIPEGWYKMEQSGYVVLEDGVEIGCNSTVDRPAVGITRIGKNTKLDNLVHIGHNGDIGENCALAAQVGLAGGVKLGNRVILAGQVGVANQVQIGDNSIASAQTGIHNDVKSGETVSGSPAVPNKLYLKVSAIYKKLPEIYKIVKELQKNSSSQTKE